The Sandaracinus amylolyticus genomic interval GCCGAGCGTGCCGTTGATGTGCCCGACGAGCGCCTCGATCGCGGCCCGCTGCGCGGCGTACTCGGGCACGTCGGAGCGTGAGGGCACCGCGACCTGGATCATCGAGACCTGCCCTCGCAGCGCCGGATGCAGCTCGAGCATGCGCGCGAACGCCTCGAGGCGCTGCGGGATGCCCTTCGTGTAGTCCAGCCGATCGACGCCGAGCACGAGCTGGCGATCGCCCATCGCGGTGCGCAGCTGCGCGAGCTCTTCGTCGACGCCCTCGTCGTCCTCGGGCGACTCGAACGGCGCGGGGTCGATCCCCAGCGGGAACGCGCGCGCGCGCACCACGCGGCCCTGCACGCGCAGCGCGTCCTCGGCGATCCGCTCGGCGCCCGCGAGCTCACGCGCGCACGCGAGGAAGTTCGCCGCGAAGCGCCGGGTGTGGAACCCGAGGAGATCGAACGCGAGCAGCGCGCTCACGATCTCCGGCGCCCACGGCATCGTCTCGAGCAGATCGAGCGGCGGGAACGGGATGTGGAGGAAGTGTCCGAGCCGTCCGGTGAAGCCGCGCCGCCGCAGCGCCGCGCCGACGAGCAGCAGGTGATAGTCGTGCGCCCAGATCGTCCCGTTGCGCGAGGTGACGCGCGACGCGGCCTCCGCGAACACCTCGTTCACCTCGACGTACGCGGCCCACTCGTCGTCGGCGTAGCGCGCGCGCTCGGGCAGCGAGTGGAAGAGCGGCCAGAGGCTGCGGTTCGCGAAGCCGTTGTAGTAGAGCTCGTGCCAGCGCGGCTCGAAGTCGAACGACGCGCGCGCCGGCACGACGCTGCGATCGATCGCGAGATCGCGGTGCTGTCCCGCGCGCGCGCGGCCGCTCCATCCGAGCCAGAGCCCACCGCGCGCCGCGAGCGCGGGCTCGAGCGCGGCGACGAGCCCACCGACGTTGCGCGTGCGCGCGTCGCCGCTCGGCGCGGCGTCGGGCATGCGGTTCGAGATGACGACGAGCGGCGGGCCGTCGTCCGGCGAGACCGCGGCGCGGCGACGGGGCAGCGGCGGAGGCGGCTGAGAGTCCGACGAGCCGATCGTCACGTCGCGGTGGGCGACAGCGCGATGACGCGCGCGAGCGAGCCATCGCAGCAGCGCGCGCACCTCGCTCGGTCCCTCGAGCCGCGCGGCCGCGCGCGTCGTGCGCTCCGACGGGCTCACCAGCACCGCGACGTCGTGCTCGTCGAGCGACGCGAACGTGTCCTCGTCGGTGAGGTCGTCGCCGAGCGCGAGGAGCCGCGCGCCCGGCCCGAGGCGCTCGCGGAGCCAGGGCACGGCCGTGCCCTTCTGCGCGCCTCGATGTCGGACCTCGAGCGCGTGATCGGCCTCGAGCAGCTCGTACTCCGGGTGCTGCGCGATCCATCCGCGGATCGCGTGCGTGGCCTCGACCACGAGCGCCTCGCGCGACGACGCGGACACGCGCCGGTAGTGCAGGCACACCGACCACGTCTTCGGCTCCGCGAACGCGCCGGGGTACGCACGCGCGAGCGCGGCGAGCGTGCGCTCGATCCCATCGGGCGGCGTGCCGACGAGCGGCAGCGGTGACCAGCCGCGCTCGTCGCGCCGCCACGCGCCGTGCTCGGCGACGAGATCGATGCCTTCGATCCCGCCGACACGATCGTCGAGCGACGCGCGCGGTCGCCCGCTCACGACGACGACGCACGTACCGGGTGCGCGCGCGAGATCGCGCAGCACGCTCGCGACCTCCGCGTCCGACTGCGCTTGCTGCGGCGTGCTCGCGATGGGGATCAGCGTGCCGTCGAGGTCGACGAGCACGCCGAGCGTGGGCACGGTCGCCAACGCTCGGATCGGCTCCGGGCTCGTGGGCTCCACATCGCCTGACATGGTCCCGCCGAGCGCGGAGACGACCACCGCGCGCTCGTTTGCGGTTCGCGGCTCCGCCGCGAAGTGCCACGTCAGGGGATCGCGACGTCCGCCATCGAGAAGTCGACTTGCGCGCGCTCCGCGCGACGTGCGCTCCAGCCACGACGCAGATCGCGACGTGCCGCGTCGTGCACCACCGGGTCGGCGCGCAGCGCGAGGCAGCGACGCCAGTCCGCCGCCGCGTCCTTCTTGCGTCCGGCCTGCGCGTGCGCGCGCGCTCGCCAGAGGTGCATCGCGGCGCGGCGCTGCTCGTGCGGATGGCCGATCTCGAGCGCGCTCGACATCGCGCGCGCCGCGCCGTCCGCGTCGCCGATCTGCAGCGCGCAGAGGCCCTCGAGGAAGTGGTAGAGCGCCTGGCGCGGCTGCAGCTCGATCGCGCGCCGCATCTCGGCGCGCGCCGCGCCGACGTCGTGCTCGTCGAGGTACTGCACGTACGCGCGTCGGTAGTGCTCGAACGCGGCGCGCGCCTCGGCGCTCTCGCGCGACGTCGTGTCGATCGTGCCCGCGCGCGGATCGTGATCGGCGTGCTCGAGCGAGAACGGCACGAACGATCCCTCGCTCGTCGGCGCCTCGCCGGTGCCGACCCACACGACTCCGTCCTCGGGACGGAACACGACGGAGCCCACCGTCATCACCATCGAGATCGCCTCGCTGATGCGGCACGCGTCGTGGCCCGGATCCGCGAGGATCTCCGCCATCCCCTGCGGATCGAGCGTTCCGCGACGCTGCGCGAGGAGCTCGTTCGCCTTGCGATGGCGCGCCTCGTTGTGGCGCCAGTACGAGCCGTAGAGGTTCACCTCGGTGTCGCCGAGCTCTTCGTCGAGGTAGACGTTCGCGTAGCCGAACGTGCTGCGCTCGCGCGCGGGCTTGAACGCGGCGTGACGATCGGGGTTCTCCTCCCAGCAGAGCACCTCCTTCGTCTTCCCGTCGGTCACGAGGTACGTCCAGCACCCGACCGGGCGGTGCGCCGAGAGGATCGCCTCCGCGTCCGCGATGCTCTTCGCCTCGCGCATCACGGTGTCGCCCGCGACCGCGATCGGCGTGCCGCCGAGGCGCGCGCGATCCGTGAACATGTGCTGGTGCACGGTGAGCGTGAGGCCCGCCTCGTTCATCGCGGTGATCCCGCCGAGCGGCACGCCCGCGCTCGCGATCGAGACGTAGCGCTGCCCGCGATCGGGCTCGTGGAAGATCACCGCGGCCTCCTGCGGCCAGCACGACACGCCGTGGTAGTCGAAGTTGCGCGCGTGCAGCAGCTTGCCGTCCTTCGTCGCGTCACCCCACGCGATCGCCGACGTGCAGCCGAGGCCGAGCGAGATGCGATGCGCGACCGCGGGCCCGGGCGCGTGCACCTTCATGAGGCTCGACGCGAGCCACAGCAGCGCGTCCGGCATCGTCGCGCCGTCGACGAGATCCTGGTACGGCATGCCCGATCCCTCGGCGAGCCCGCGCAGCGTCTCGCGCGCGAACTCCGGGATGCGCGACGCGACCCGACGCCCGACGAGCATCTGCAGCGTCGGCCACACCGCGTGCGAGAGCGCGCCGAGCTGCGAGCGGCCCACGAGCTTCGTGAAGTGCGCGCGGTAGTACGGCATCGGGCCGCGACGGATCTGATCGCGCATCAGCGCGCCGTGCTGCTCGCCCATCTCGCGGAACGAGCCGGACAGACGGATCACGTGCAGGCCCTGGGTGCGCCGGTGCGCGCCTTTGCCGTGCTTGCGCCAGGCGGGTTGCTCGGTGGTCGACGCGTTCGGGACGGCAGGCGCGTGATCGAGGAGCGAAGCAGTCATCGGGATCCCCCTTTCGGCAGAGCGAGGTCGAGCGGCTCGCCGGACGCGAGCGCAGCAGCAGCGAGGAGGCGCGGCGTGGCCCACGCGTGGTAGGCGGCGACGAGCGCGCGCACCGCGTCGGGATCGCGGCGTCGGATGAGGTCGACGAGCAGCGCGATGCCCTGCGTGTACGCGTCGAGCGTCGGCCGCATCGAGCCGAACACCGCGTCGAGGTCGCGCACGACGAGCTCGTTCCAGTGCGCGAGCATCTCGAAGAGCGGGTTCTTGGTGGCGCGCGCGACGAGGATCGGGAGCTCGAGCCGCACGTGATCGATCGCGCTGGGATCGCGCGCGGCGCGCAGCCGGGCGACGAGCGCGTCGAGCGCGTCGAGATCGGCGTCCTCACGGCGCAGCGCCGCGAGCTCGGTCATCTGCGCGTCGAGCCCGGCGCGGATCTCGAGCAGCCCCGCGAGCACGTGGCGATCGATGCGACCGTCGCGTCGCTGCAGCATCGCGCGCAGGACCTCGGGCGAGAGCGAGCGCAGCGGGTCGAGCACCTCGGTGCCGCGGCGTCGCGTGGGCTCCACGAGCCGATGCACCTCGAGCAGCTTGATCGCCTCGCGGACGACGCTGCGGTTCACGTCGTAGCGCGTCGCGAGCTCGTCCTCGCGAGGCAGGAGCGAGCCGACCGCGATGTCGCCGGCGACGACGCTTTGAAGCAGGTCGTGCGCGACCAGATCGGCCTTGCGCGTGGCGCGCGCCGCCGGTCGTCGCTTCCGAGCCCCCGCCCCGCCGCCGTCCATGTCGGATCAAATACATCCGACATATCGACATCACAACCCATCAATCGTCATCGTTGTGCCACCGCCGAGCACGATGCCTGGGGGCTGGCCACCACACGCCGGGTGTTCTCGACGCACGACACCGTCCCGTCGGTGCTCGGCGGCCCTCGGCGACCGCGCAGCGGGTCCGTTTCGGTGATCGGCGGCACCGATTCGGCGATCGGCGGCCTGGTTTCGGTGCGCGCCGGCCTCGTTTCGGTGCTCGGCGGTCTGGCGGCGGTGCGCGGCGGCCCCGCGGGGGACCGACGTCGGGCTCGCGGGCGAGCGCGCCGGGGTCGCGACGCCGAGAGGCGGCCTCGCCGACGAGCAGGGCGGCCCACACGGCGCGCGCGCCGGCCTGGTTTCGGTGCGCGCCGGCCTGGTTTCGGTGCGCGCCGGCCTCGCGACCGGCGGCGCCGGGCTGACGAGCGAATTCCCCGATCAGAGCTGCGCGCGCAGCTGCGCGAGCACCGCCGCGGGGGCGCGCACCTTGAGGCGCGTGCCTTCGTCCTCGTGCGTCTCGTCGAGCACCCGCGCGCTCTCGTGCACGCGGTTCACGATCGCGCTCTTCGCGTACGGCACGAAGAGCTCGTCCTCGACCATGTCGCGCTCGAAGAACGCCACGATGCGCTCGCGCACCGTCGCGACGTCGTCCTTCGAGCGCGCGCTCACCTGCATCGCGTCGGGGTACTCGATCGCGAGCGCCTCGCGCGCCTGCGCGTCGATGCGATCGACCTTGTTGAGCAGCACGAGCGAGGGCGCCTGGTCCGCGTCGATCTCCGCGAGCACGCGCTTCGTCACGTCGAGCT includes:
- the otsB gene encoding trehalose-phosphatase yields the protein MPTLGVLVDLDGTLIPIASTPQQAQSDAEVASVLRDLARAPGTCVVVVSGRPRASLDDRVGGIEGIDLVAEHGAWRRDERGWSPLPLVGTPPDGIERTLAALARAYPGAFAEPKTWSVCLHYRRVSASSREALVVEATHAIRGWIAQHPEYELLEADHALEVRHRGAQKGTAVPWLRERLGPGARLLALGDDLTDEDTFASLDEHDVAVLVSPSERTTRAAARLEGPSEVRALLRWLARARHRAVAHRDVTIGSSDSQPPPPLPRRRAAVSPDDGPPLVVISNRMPDAAPSGDARTRNVGGLVAALEPALAARGGLWLGWSGRARAGQHRDLAIDRSVVPARASFDFEPRWHELYYNGFANRSLWPLFHSLPERARYADDEWAAYVEVNEVFAEAASRVTSRNGTIWAHDYHLLLVGAALRRRGFTGRLGHFLHIPFPPLDLLETMPWAPEIVSALLAFDLLGFHTRRFAANFLACARELAGAERIAEDALRVQGRVVRARAFPLGIDPAPFESPEDDEGVDEELAQLRTAMGDRQLVLGVDRLDYTKGIPQRLEAFARMLELHPALRGQVSMIQVAVPSRSDVPEYAAQRAAIEALVGHINGTLGEAHWVPVRYVYRSYGRTHLARLYREADVALVTPLRDGMNLVAKEFVAAQDANDPGVLLLSHFAGAAEEMRAAALCTNPYHRDGMANDLARALAMSLEERRARHAELLAMVHRTTSASWADAFLSALEG
- a CDS encoding C45 family peptidase → MTASLLDHAPAVPNASTTEQPAWRKHGKGAHRRTQGLHVIRLSGSFREMGEQHGALMRDQIRRGPMPYYRAHFTKLVGRSQLGALSHAVWPTLQMLVGRRVASRIPEFARETLRGLAEGSGMPYQDLVDGATMPDALLWLASSLMKVHAPGPAVAHRISLGLGCTSAIAWGDATKDGKLLHARNFDYHGVSCWPQEAAVIFHEPDRGQRYVSIASAGVPLGGITAMNEAGLTLTVHQHMFTDRARLGGTPIAVAGDTVMREAKSIADAEAILSAHRPVGCWTYLVTDGKTKEVLCWEENPDRHAAFKPARERSTFGYANVYLDEELGDTEVNLYGSYWRHNEARHRKANELLAQRRGTLDPQGMAEILADPGHDACRISEAISMVMTVGSVVFRPEDGVVWVGTGEAPTSEGSFVPFSLEHADHDPRAGTIDTTSRESAEARAAFEHYRRAYVQYLDEHDVGAARAEMRRAIELQPRQALYHFLEGLCALQIGDADGAARAMSSALEIGHPHEQRRAAMHLWRARAHAQAGRKKDAAADWRRCLALRADPVVHDAARRDLRRGWSARRAERAQVDFSMADVAIP
- a CDS encoding FadR/GntR family transcriptional regulator, giving the protein MDGGGAGARKRRPAARATRKADLVAHDLLQSVVAGDIAVGSLLPREDELATRYDVNRSVVREAIKLLEVHRLVEPTRRRGTEVLDPLRSLSPEVLRAMLQRRDGRIDRHVLAGLLEIRAGLDAQMTELAALRREDADLDALDALVARLRAARDPSAIDHVRLELPILVARATKNPLFEMLAHWNELVVRDLDAVFGSMRPTLDAYTQGIALLVDLIRRRDPDAVRALVAAYHAWATPRLLAAAALASGEPLDLALPKGGSR